Within the Desulfonatronum thiosulfatophilum genome, the region ATGTGGAATTTATCCGAATCGCCGCGGATGTCAAGTCAGAAATGGTTTCGGATAAAAAAATTATCGAAATAATTTGGAGGCGATTTCAGCTACGTGGCGGCCCTGAAATCTGGCGCCTTCAAGTTCGTTTTCGCTGGGCATGCGCTCGCCTTTCGGGCCGACAATGGTGGAAATACCGTAGGGAGACCCGCCGGTGATTTCGTCCATTCGCGTCTGTCCCTTGAACGAGTATGGAAGTCCGACCGTTATCATGCCCATATGCATCAGGAAGGGGATGAAGGTCAGGATCGTGGTTTCCTGGCCACCGTGCTGGGTGGCGGAACTAGTAAAGACGCTGCCCACCTTCCCGACCAGCTTATCCTCGGCCCAAAGTCCTACGGTTGCATCAAGAAACTGTCGCATCTGGCCGCACATGTTCCCATACCTGGTGGGCGTACCGAAAATAATGGCATCGGCCTCGACCAGTTCATCCACGGTGCAGACTTGTACTTCCTGAAGTTTCTTTTGAGCCTCCGTTGCGCCCATTTTCGCAAGAATATCGTCGGATAAAGTTTCCGGAACTCGGCGCAAATCAACTTCAGCCCCCGGAACCTGACGGACTCCTTCGAGAATGCCCTGGGCCAGAGCATGGATGTGGCCGTACATGGAGTAATAGACAATCAATGCTTTCATGGTCAGCTCCTTCGTTTACGATTTGGATTCAGTCAGGCTCCCAAGACCAACTTCCGCGACCCGGCATGATCGTGGAGGTGTTTCAGTGGATCAACCCGGCGGTCAAGAACAAACATAAATCGATCGGCATAGATGTAAACATCGACGTTCCGGATAATTCCCTGAAAAACAAGCTCACGTCTGTTTCGCCATAGAGGACTGCAAGAAAACGATCCTCGCCAGACTTTCCAGTTCCTCGGCCAGGGAGAGGGCCTCGTTCAGGTCGCGTCCCCAGCAGACCAGACCGTGCTTCTCCATGAACATGGCCGGGTAGGCCATGGCCGCTCTGCCAACCTGCTTGGCCAGGTCATCGCATCCCGGATTGAGAGGAGCGAGGCGAATCATTTTGCGGGACCAGACATCAGCTTCGAACAGGGGAAGATCAAGCATCTCGCCTTTGGTTCTGTTCATGCTCAGGGCCAGCAAATACGGCGGATGGACATGCAGGATTGCGTGGGCCTTGGGTTGAAAGGAATAGACGGCCCTGTGCAGGGCAGCTTCCGTCGACGGCTGGCCTGGCCCGAGAACATTACCCGAACTGAGATGAACCCGTGCCAGGTCGCCGGGCTGCAGCCGCCCCTTGGCGCAGCCGGAAACCGTAACAACCATGGCGTCACCCTGACGAATGCTGATGTTTCCGTTCAATCCGGCCATCAGTCCTCTTTCCCAAGCCTGACGCCCCATTCCCTTGATCAGTTGTCCCTCCCGGGCGCTGATTCGCGGTCCCCAGGGAGTGCCGTAGGGAGTGCCCTGATCCGGAACGTCCGAGCGATTCTTTTCAAGAACCGGCTTGAGATCGACAACCGGAGTCCCGTCCAGGGCCTCAAGGGGAAAAACCTCCAGACTGCCCTTTTCCAGGTCGACCCGCATGATCCGTACCTGATGCAGCCCGATGGGGTTTGGCCGATTTGGCGAGCGCAGCGCAAAGACCCCGGTGAGCGGATTGTCCGGATTGTTGCGGGCCCTGGCCTTCAGCGTGTCGCGCTGGGCCTGGTGCAGCCAGGTGATAACCAATACCTCCATTCCGGAGTCAAGCCCTTCAAGGGCGGCAGCATACTCGGAGGCCACGACAATCCGAGCTGCCGGTCCGCCGTCCAGTCCTTGTTTGGGACAATCTTCAAGGCTTTTCAAGGGCGAATCGACAAAGCCGATAGGTGTGAGCGTGATATCCATGTCTTCGCTTTAGTGATGAATGACTTTTTTCAGATCAATGCCGTACTTGCGCATCCGGTTGAGTACGGTAACACGGTTTATGCCGAGAATCCGGGCCGCTTCTGACTTGTTGCCTCCGGACTGGCGCAGCGCCTGGATCAACTGTTTTTTTTGATCGTCTTCCTGGGCGATGCCTTGCACGGGAGTGGCGGCCTGGAATTCCGGCGCCTGAAGCGTAGCAGGCAGGTGCTCCGGCTCGATATGCCCGGAATCGGCCAGCACGAAGGCATATTCAAGACTGCTTTTCAGCTCGCGCACATTGCCGGGCCATGAATAGTCCATGAACATGCGCAAGGTTCGCGGACTGAGGCCCTTGATGTCCTTTTCGCTTTTACAGCGCAACCGCTGGACGAAATAGTCGGCCAGCAGCGGGATGTCCTCTTTGCGCTCCCGCAGTGCGGGCAGATGGATGGGGACGACGTTGATCCGGTAGAAGAGGTCCTCTCGGAACTCCCCGGAATAGATGAGTTCAGGAAGTA harbors:
- the wrbA gene encoding NAD(P)H:quinone oxidoreductase → MKALIVYYSMYGHIHALAQGILEGVRQVPGAEVDLRRVPETLSDDILAKMGATEAQKKLQEVQVCTVDELVEADAIIFGTPTRYGNMCGQMRQFLDATVGLWAEDKLVGKVGSVFTSSATQHGGQETTILTFIPFLMHMGMITVGLPYSFKGQTRMDEITGGSPYGISTIVGPKGERMPSENELEGARFQGRHVAEIASKLFR
- the tsaA gene encoding tRNA (N6-threonylcarbamoyladenosine(37)-N6)-methyltransferase TrmO: MDITLTPIGFVDSPLKSLEDCPKQGLDGGPAARIVVASEYAAALEGLDSGMEVLVITWLHQAQRDTLKARARNNPDNPLTGVFALRSPNRPNPIGLHQVRIMRVDLEKGSLEVFPLEALDGTPVVDLKPVLEKNRSDVPDQGTPYGTPWGPRISAREGQLIKGMGRQAWERGLMAGLNGNISIRQGDAMVVTVSGCAKGRLQPGDLARVHLSSGNVLGPGQPSTEAALHRAVYSFQPKAHAILHVHPPYLLALSMNRTKGEMLDLPLFEADVWSRKMIRLAPLNPGCDDLAKQVGRAAMAYPAMFMEKHGLVCWGRDLNEALSLAEELESLARIVFLQSSMAKQT